The Janthinobacterium lividum genome has a window encoding:
- the groES gene encoding co-chaperone GroES → MNLRPLNDRVIVKRLDQETKTASGLIIPDAAAEKPDQGEVLAVGNGKILDDGKVRPLDVKVGDRVLFGKYAGQTVKVDGDELLVMREEDIMAIVVK, encoded by the coding sequence ATGAATCTGCGCCCATTGAACGATCGCGTCATCGTCAAACGCCTCGACCAGGAAACCAAAACTGCGTCCGGCCTCATCATTCCTGATGCAGCTGCTGAAAAACCGGATCAAGGCGAAGTCCTTGCCGTAGGCAATGGCAAGATTCTCGACGACGGCAAAGTGCGTCCTCTGGATGTCAAAGTGGGCGACCGCGTCCTGTTCGGCAAGTACGCCGGCCAAACCGTCAAAGTTGACGGCGATGAGCTGCTGGTCATGCGCGAAGAAGACATCATGGCGATCGTCGTCAAGTAA
- a CDS encoding DUF904 domain-containing protein produces MERPPYSGGMISEFNELSDKIGLLAEMTHALRLENAQLRKDNAALAADNAQYVQRMREAQERVEALLEKIPELVQAGLEQAASEAGAYIAENEKEA; encoded by the coding sequence ATGGAGCGTCCGCCCTATAGTGGCGGGATGATTTCCGAATTCAACGAATTATCCGACAAAATAGGCCTGCTGGCCGAAATGACCCATGCGCTGCGCCTTGAAAACGCGCAACTGCGCAAGGACAATGCTGCGCTGGCCGCCGACAACGCGCAGTATGTGCAACGCATGCGCGAGGCGCAGGAGCGGGTGGAAGCGTTGCTGGAAAAAATTCCCGAACTGGTGCAAGCTGGCCTGGAGCAAGCCGCTTCGGAAGCGGGCGCCTATATTGCCGAGAACGAGAAGGAAGCGTAA
- a CDS encoding EVE domain-containing protein: MKQYWLMKSEPDEVSIDDLIAAPKHTMPWFGVRNYQARNFMRDGMQPGDGVLFYHSSCPQPGVAGVAEVASGAYPDHSQFEVGGKYYDPKATPEQPRWISVDVRGVKKTALLPLSEMRQMPELEDMLLLKKGSRLSITPVTPAQWKVITNRLKA; this comes from the coding sequence ATGAAACAATACTGGCTGATGAAATCCGAACCCGATGAAGTGAGCATCGACGACCTGATAGCGGCGCCCAAGCACACCATGCCCTGGTTTGGCGTGCGCAACTACCAGGCGCGCAACTTCATGCGCGATGGCATGCAGCCGGGCGATGGCGTGCTGTTCTATCACTCGAGCTGCCCGCAGCCGGGCGTGGCGGGCGTGGCCGAAGTGGCCAGCGGCGCGTATCCCGATCACAGCCAGTTTGAGGTGGGCGGCAAATACTACGATCCGAAGGCCACGCCTGAACAGCCGCGCTGGATCAGCGTCGACGTGCGCGGCGTGAAGAAGACGGCGCTGCTGCCCCTGTCCGAGATGCGCCAGATGCCGGAGCTGGAAGACATGCTGCTGTTAAAGAAGGGCAGCCGCTTGTCCATCACGCCCGTGACGCCGGCGCAATGGAAAGTGATTACAAACAGATTGAAGGCATAG
- the lgt gene encoding prolipoprotein diacylglyceryl transferase — protein sequence MLIHPMPDPIAIQIGPLAVHWYGLMYVLAFALFIILGRVRIKQPHIAVLGWKKEDLDDMLFYGMLGVVIGGRLGEVLFYRPEYFMHNPLEIFMVWHGGMSFHGGFLGVILAMYLWSRKAGRNLFDVLDFIAPLVPLGYAAGRLGNFINAELPGRIAPESLPWAMQWPGIPYPVHPSPLYQMLVDGILVFIILWLYARKQRPRMAVGAMFTLLYGCARFFTEYFRTPDWEVVWLGVPITSGQMLSLPMIVGAIALLVWAYKSQVMGTPPTKARVADA from the coding sequence ATGCTGATACACCCGATGCCCGACCCGATCGCCATACAAATCGGCCCGCTCGCCGTGCACTGGTACGGCCTGATGTATGTGCTGGCCTTTGCCCTGTTCATTATCCTGGGCCGCGTGCGCATCAAGCAGCCGCATATCGCCGTGCTGGGCTGGAAGAAGGAAGACCTCGATGACATGCTGTTCTACGGCATGCTGGGCGTGGTGATCGGCGGGCGCCTGGGCGAAGTGCTGTTCTACCGCCCCGAATACTTCATGCACAATCCGCTCGAGATCTTCATGGTCTGGCATGGCGGCATGTCCTTCCATGGCGGTTTCCTCGGCGTCATCCTGGCCATGTACCTGTGGAGCCGCAAGGCGGGCCGCAACCTGTTCGACGTGCTCGACTTCATCGCGCCGCTGGTGCCGCTCGGTTATGCGGCTGGCCGCCTGGGCAACTTCATCAATGCCGAACTGCCGGGCCGCATCGCCCCGGAAAGCTTGCCGTGGGCCATGCAGTGGCCAGGCATCCCGTATCCCGTGCACCCGTCGCCCCTCTACCAGATGCTGGTCGACGGCATTTTGGTCTTCATCATCCTGTGGCTGTATGCGCGCAAGCAGCGCCCGCGCATGGCCGTCGGCGCCATGTTCACCCTGTTGTACGGCTGCGCGCGCTTCTTCACGGAATACTTCCGCACGCCGGACTGGGAAGTCGTGTGGCTGGGCGTGCCGATCACCTCGGGCCAGATGCTGTCCTTGCCGATGATCGTCGGCGCCATCGCCCTGCTGGTGTGGGCGTATAAAAGCCAGGTAATGGGCACGCCGCCCACCAAGGCCCGCGTGGCGGACGCCTGA
- a CDS encoding LysR family transcriptional regulator, with product MNLELRQLRYFVTVAEELHFGRAAARLHMTQPPLSQTIMALEELLGAPLFVRTRREVQLTPAGTALLPEARRLLAQAFDLPALVRRAAQGEAGRLSLAFVSSADYSVLPPLLRAYQTAYPQVQIALQEATSDLQLDELLAGRTDAGLLIPPLPEKAKGELDYLPVLTEPLVLAAPSDLDILNTPGPVRLRDMPPLPLIIFPRAISPALHDAILGVFRAAGITPQIGQEAIQMQTIVSLVSAGMGIALVPQSVSNLMRPGVEYRPLQDATPLVETGLAWRRDNPSAVLQGFLALLRKQISATAH from the coding sequence ATGAACCTTGAGCTGCGCCAGCTACGCTACTTTGTCACCGTCGCCGAGGAATTGCACTTCGGCCGCGCCGCCGCGCGCCTGCACATGACGCAGCCGCCCCTGTCGCAAACCATCATGGCTCTGGAAGAATTGCTGGGCGCGCCCCTGTTCGTGCGCACGCGCCGCGAGGTGCAGCTGACGCCGGCCGGCACGGCCCTGCTGCCCGAGGCGCGCCGGCTGCTGGCGCAGGCGTTCGACTTGCCCGCGCTGGTGCGGCGGGCCGCGCAGGGCGAGGCGGGGCGTTTGAGCCTGGCGTTTGTTTCCTCGGCCGACTACAGCGTATTGCCGCCCTTGCTGCGCGCTTACCAGACGGCCTACCCGCAAGTACAGATTGCACTGCAGGAAGCCACGTCCGACCTGCAGCTCGATGAATTGCTGGCCGGGCGCACCGATGCGGGCCTGTTGATCCCGCCCCTGCCCGAAAAGGCGAAGGGAGAGCTCGATTACCTGCCGGTGTTGACCGAGCCGCTGGTGCTGGCGGCGCCGTCCGATCTCGACATATTGAACACACCGGGCCCAGTGCGCCTGCGCGACATGCCGCCCCTGCCCCTGATCATTTTCCCGCGCGCGATCTCTCCCGCCCTGCACGACGCCATCCTCGGCGTGTTTCGCGCGGCCGGCATCACGCCGCAGATCGGCCAGGAAGCGATCCAGATGCAAACCATCGTCAGCCTCGTCTCGGCTGGCATGGGCATCGCGCTTGTGCCACAATCGGTATCGAATCTGATGCGCCCCGGCGTAGAATACAGGCCGCTGCAGGACGCCACGCCGCTGGTGGAAACGGGCCTGGCCTGGCGCCGCGACAATCCATCCGCCGTGCTGCAAGGTTTCCTGGCGCTGCTGCGCAAGCAGATCAGCGCGACCGCCCATTAA
- the ilvD gene encoding dihydroxy-acid dehydratase, with translation MPQYRSRTTTHGRNMAGARALWRATGMKDGDFDKPIIAVVNSFTQFVPGHVHLKDLGQMVAREIEAAGGVAKEFNTIAVDDGIAMGHGGMLYSLPSRDLIADSVEYMVNAHCADAMVCISNCDKITPGMLMAAMRINIPVVFISGGPMEAGKVVKVVNGTQKIIKLDLVDAMIKAGDSTVSDADVAEIERSACPTCGSCSGMFTANSMNCLTEALGLALPGNGTILATHSDRQQLFLRAGRLIVELAKRHYEQDDYSVLPRSIASKAAFENAMALDVSMGGSTNTVLHLLAAAHEAEVEFTMADIDRISRKVPCMCKVAPMTDKYHIEDVHRAGGIVGILGELARAGLLNTTLPTIHAPTLADAIAQNDIMCTDNPAVHELFRAAPGGVPTQTAFSQSERFAAVDTDRSTGCIRDKAHAYSQDGGLAVLYGNLAEKGCIVKTAGVDESILKFSGKARVFESQDAAVEAILADTVHEGDVVIIRYEGPKGGPGMQEMLYPTSYIKSKGLGKACALFTDGRFSGGSSGLVIGHASPEAAEGGAIGLVEEGDFIDIDIPERSINLRVTDTELAARRAAMEAKGDDAWLPVNRERYVSQALQAYAALTTSADRGAVRDLSQLKKR, from the coding sequence ATGCCGCAATACCGCTCCCGCACCACCACCCACGGCCGCAACATGGCTGGCGCCCGCGCCCTGTGGCGCGCCACCGGCATGAAGGACGGCGACTTCGACAAGCCGATCATCGCCGTCGTCAACTCGTTCACCCAGTTCGTGCCCGGTCACGTGCATCTGAAGGACCTGGGCCAGATGGTGGCGCGCGAAATCGAGGCGGCCGGCGGCGTGGCCAAGGAATTCAACACCATCGCCGTCGATGACGGCATCGCCATGGGCCACGGCGGCATGCTGTATTCGCTGCCATCGCGCGACCTGATCGCCGATTCCGTCGAATACATGGTCAACGCCCACTGCGCCGACGCCATGGTCTGTATTTCGAACTGCGACAAGATCACGCCGGGCATGCTGATGGCCGCCATGCGCATCAATATCCCCGTCGTCTTCATCTCGGGCGGCCCGATGGAAGCGGGCAAGGTCGTCAAGGTCGTCAACGGCACGCAGAAGATCATCAAGCTGGACCTGGTCGACGCCATGATCAAGGCGGGCGACAGCACTGTCTCCGACGCCGACGTGGCGGAAATCGAACGCTCGGCCTGTCCGACCTGCGGTTCGTGCTCCGGCATGTTTACGGCCAACTCGATGAACTGCCTGACCGAGGCGCTGGGCCTGGCCCTGCCCGGCAACGGCACCATCCTGGCCACGCACTCGGACCGCCAGCAGCTGTTCCTGCGCGCGGGCCGATTGATTGTCGAATTGGCCAAGCGCCACTACGAGCAGGACGATTACTCGGTGCTGCCCCGTTCCATCGCCTCCAAGGCGGCCTTCGAGAACGCCATGGCGCTTGACGTCTCCATGGGCGGCTCGACCAACACCGTGCTGCACTTGCTGGCCGCCGCCCACGAGGCGGAAGTGGAATTCACGATGGCCGACATCGACCGCATTTCGCGCAAGGTACCGTGCATGTGCAAGGTGGCGCCGATGACGGACAAATACCATATCGAAGACGTGCACCGCGCGGGCGGCATCGTGGGCATCCTGGGCGAACTGGCGCGCGCCGGCCTGCTCAACACGACTTTGCCGACCATCCACGCGCCGACCCTGGCCGACGCCATCGCGCAAAACGACATCATGTGCACGGACAATCCGGCCGTGCATGAACTGTTCCGCGCCGCCCCGGGCGGCGTGCCGACGCAGACGGCGTTCTCGCAATCTGAGCGCTTCGCGGCCGTCGACACGGACCGCAGCACGGGCTGCATCCGCGACAAGGCGCACGCGTATTCGCAGGATGGCGGCCTGGCCGTCTTGTACGGCAACCTGGCCGAGAAAGGCTGCATCGTCAAGACGGCGGGCGTCGATGAAAGCATTTTGAAATTCTCGGGCAAGGCGCGCGTGTTCGAAAGCCAGGATGCCGCTGTTGAAGCGATTTTGGCCGATACGGTGCATGAAGGCGACGTCGTCATCATCCGCTACGAAGGCCCGAAAGGCGGCCCGGGCATGCAGGAAATGCTGTACCCGACCTCGTACATCAAATCGAAGGGCCTGGGCAAGGCGTGCGCGCTGTTCACGGACGGGCGCTTTTCGGGCGGTTCCTCGGGCCTGGTGATCGGCCACGCCTCGCCGGAAGCGGCCGAAGGCGGCGCCATCGGCCTGGTGGAAGAGGGCGACTTCATCGACATCGACATCCCTGAGCGCAGCATCAATCTGCGCGTGACGGATACCGAGCTGGCCGCGCGCCGCGCCGCCATGGAGGCGAAAGGCGACGATGCCTGGCTGCCCGTCAACCGCGAGCGCTACGTGTCGCAGGCGCTGCAGGCGTATGCGGCCCTGACGACGTCGGCTGACCGCGGCGCCGTGCGCGATCTGTCGCAGCTGAAGAAACGCTGA
- a CDS encoding c-type cytochrome, with protein sequence MKRFMLVSVLAVSALASQAALANPDLAKAKNCMACHAVSTKLVGPAFKDVAAKYAGQKDAEAKLVAKVMKGGSGTWGAIPMPANPQVSDAEAHTLVKWVLAQK encoded by the coding sequence ATGAAACGTTTTATGTTGGTGAGTGTATTGGCCGTATCGGCTCTGGCATCGCAAGCAGCGTTGGCCAATCCGGACCTGGCGAAAGCAAAGAACTGCATGGCTTGCCACGCGGTGAGCACGAAACTGGTGGGCCCTGCGTTCAAGGACGTGGCTGCCAAGTACGCTGGTCAGAAAGACGCGGAAGCCAAGCTCGTGGCGAAAGTCATGAAGGGCGGTTCCGGCACCTGGGGCGCGATCCCGATGCCAGCGAACCCGCAAGTGAGCGATGCGGAAGCCCACACCCTGGTCAAATGGGTATTGGCACAGAAATAG
- a CDS encoding NAD-dependent epimerase/dehydratase family protein: protein MEKTALVLGATGGIGGEMVRQLLAAGWQVRALQRGTTLPPRGNNIEWLRGDALSRADVLAAAKGCAVIVHAVNPPGYRHWGRLVLPMLDNTIAAAIAESATIVLPGTVYNFGPDAFPVLAEDAPQRPLTRKGAIRVELEARLERASTQGARVLIVRAGDFFGPRAGNNWFSQGLVKPGQSVRSILYPGAPGVGHQWSYLPDVARTMLQLLAMRTTLPAFARFHMAGHWDHDGQQMTGAIARVVEQTTGTTPAIRRFPWWLVALASPFVATLREMREMRYLWQTPLSMDNARLLAVLGQEPHTPLDEAVLATLEGMGNLKAADKKNAPGLPAR, encoded by the coding sequence ATGGAAAAAACGGCATTGGTACTGGGCGCCACGGGCGGCATCGGCGGCGAGATGGTGCGCCAGCTCCTGGCGGCGGGCTGGCAGGTGCGCGCCCTGCAGCGGGGAACAACGCTGCCGCCACGGGGAAATAACATCGAGTGGCTGCGCGGCGATGCGCTGTCGCGCGCGGACGTGCTGGCTGCCGCGAAAGGCTGCGCCGTCATCGTGCACGCCGTCAACCCGCCCGGCTACCGCCACTGGGGCCGGCTGGTGCTGCCCATGCTCGACAACACGATCGCGGCAGCGATTGCCGAAAGCGCCACCATCGTATTGCCTGGCACCGTGTACAACTTCGGCCCCGACGCCTTTCCAGTATTGGCGGAAGACGCGCCGCAACGTCCGCTCACGCGCAAGGGCGCCATCCGCGTGGAACTGGAAGCCCGGCTGGAACGGGCAAGCACGCAGGGCGCCAGGGTCTTGATCGTGCGTGCGGGCGACTTCTTCGGCCCCCGCGCCGGCAACAACTGGTTTTCGCAGGGCCTGGTGAAACCGGGCCAGAGCGTGCGCAGCATCCTGTATCCGGGCGCGCCCGGCGTGGGCCACCAGTGGTCCTACCTGCCCGACGTGGCGCGCACGATGCTGCAATTGCTGGCCATGCGCACCACCTTGCCCGCGTTTGCGCGCTTTCACATGGCCGGCCACTGGGACCACGACGGCCAGCAAATGACGGGCGCGATTGCCCGCGTGGTGGAACAAACGACAGGGACCACGCCCGCCATCCGGCGTTTTCCGTGGTGGCTGGTGGCGCTGGCGTCGCCGTTCGTGGCCACCCTGCGCGAAATGCGCGAGATGCGCTATCTGTGGCAAACGCCCTTGTCCATGGATAATGCGCGGCTGCTGGCCGTGCTGGGCCAGGAGCCGCATACGCCGCTCGACGAGGCCGTGCTGGCGACATTGGAGGGCATGGGGAATCTGAAGGCAGCAGACAAAAAAAACGCGCCGGGATTGCCGGCGCGCTGA
- a CDS encoding LysR family transcriptional regulator, translating into MTTSIAWEYYRSLLAVLKHGSLSGAARALGITQPTVGRHIAALEQALGATLFTRSQLGLLPTEVALALRPHAETMEHTAALMERAASSQGQGVTGVVRIAASEVVGVEVLPTILGRLRARHPGLIIELVLSNKVQDLLRREADIAVRMLRPRQEQLVARKIGDIELGLHAHADYLARHGTPLALADLAQHAVIGYDEASPFVRNAGAAFQGFARENFAWRSDSDLAQLALIRAGAGIGVCQAGLAARDPDLRRVLPQAFSLPMETWVTMHEDLRGSLRCRATFDALAEGLRDYVASQPLT; encoded by the coding sequence ATGACCACCTCGATTGCCTGGGAGTACTACCGTTCGCTGCTGGCCGTGCTGAAGCACGGCTCCCTGTCTGGCGCGGCACGCGCGCTGGGCATCACGCAGCCCACCGTCGGCCGGCATATCGCCGCGCTCGAGCAGGCGCTGGGCGCGACCCTGTTCACGCGCTCGCAGCTGGGCTTGCTACCCACGGAAGTGGCCCTGGCGCTGCGTCCCCATGCGGAAACCATGGAGCATACTGCCGCCCTGATGGAGCGCGCCGCCAGCAGCCAGGGGCAGGGCGTGACCGGCGTCGTGCGCATTGCGGCCAGCGAAGTGGTGGGCGTGGAAGTGCTGCCGACGATACTGGGCCGCCTGCGCGCGCGCCATCCGGGCTTGATCATTGAATTAGTATTGAGCAACAAGGTGCAGGATTTGTTGCGCAGGGAAGCGGACATCGCCGTGCGCATGCTGCGGCCCCGCCAGGAGCAGCTGGTGGCGCGCAAAATAGGCGATATCGAACTGGGCCTGCATGCGCACGCGGATTACCTGGCCCGGCATGGCACGCCGCTGGCACTGGCCGATTTGGCTCAACATGCCGTCATCGGCTACGACGAGGCGAGCCCTTTCGTGCGCAACGCGGGCGCGGCCTTCCAGGGATTTGCGCGGGAAAACTTTGCCTGGCGCAGCGACAGCGACTTGGCGCAACTGGCCCTGATACGGGCGGGCGCCGGCATCGGCGTGTGCCAGGCGGGGCTGGCGGCGCGCGATCCGGACCTGCGGCGCGTCTTGCCGCAAGCGTTCTCGCTACCGATGGAAACCTGGGTCACCATGCATGAAGACTTGCGCGGCAGCCTGCGCTGCCGCGCCACCTTCGACGCGCTGGCCGAAGGATTACGCGATTACGTTGCCAGCCAGCCGCTTACTTGA
- a CDS encoding DNA polymerase III subunit chi, giving the protein MSRVDFHSNVSDKLAYACRLARKAYMAGNKVVVLAADSAQLDALNSAMWTISATDFLPHVLAGDPLAAQTPIILTDDEAAELPHHDILVNLSQLPPANYAQFQRVFEIVSMDEQDAQAGRQRFLHYRQQNVQPTHFVAGKA; this is encoded by the coding sequence ATGAGCCGCGTCGATTTTCACAGCAATGTGTCGGACAAGCTGGCGTATGCCTGCCGTCTGGCGCGCAAGGCCTATATGGCCGGCAACAAGGTCGTCGTGCTGGCGGCCGACAGCGCCCAGCTCGACGCCTTGAACAGCGCCATGTGGACCATTTCCGCCACGGATTTCCTGCCGCACGTGCTGGCCGGCGACCCGCTGGCGGCGCAAACGCCCATCATCCTGACCGATGACGAAGCGGCCGAGCTGCCGCACCACGACATCCTCGTCAACCTGTCGCAGTTGCCGCCCGCCAATTACGCGCAATTTCAGCGCGTCTTCGAGATCGTCTCCATGGATGAGCAAGATGCGCAGGCGGGCCGCCAGCGCTTCCTGCACTACCGTCAGCAAAACGTGCAGCCCACCCACTTCGTGGCGGGTAAAGCATGA
- a CDS encoding M3 family metallopeptidase produces MNTNPLLDFSGLPRFDAITHEHVTPAIDTLLGQARATVVRLEAPMEEVSWENFVAPQDQIAETLGRAWSIVNHLNSVIDTPELRAAYNVNLPKVTEFLTELGQNEILFGKYKQLQARADFASLSPARRRIVDNAVRDFRLGGAELPEDKKERFGAIQEELAAVSTRFSENVLDATNDYKLLVENEAELAGLPDDVKAAARAAAEKAGKQGYEFSLHFPSYYPILQFADNRALRETIYRANATKASDQGDVFSKKEDWDNTHNIVTLLRLRNEEAKLLGYANFAEVSLVSKMATSPAQVIAFLEDLAKRARPFAEKDLAELKQFALEELGIAELQAWDVPYASEKLQERRYAFSAQEVKQYFPEHQVIDGLFRQIQNLFAVEIKLDTAPVWHPDVRFYRIERDGKLVGQFYLDLYARAGKSGGAWMDDARGRRADAQHVQTPIAYLTCNFTEPAVVAGQAQPALFTHDEVITLFHEFGHGLHHMLTVVDELGVSGIAGVEWDAVELPSQFMENFCWEWEVLEHMTAHAVTGEPLPRALYDKMLAAKNFQSGLQTLRQVEFSLLDMHLHYDYDASTGQSVQQLIDGVRAKFALLIPPPFNRFQNSFGHIFSGGYAAGYYSYKWAEVLSADAYAAFEEAKALGPAATTAAGKRYLQEILSVGGSRPALESFTAFRGREPSIDALLRHSGMAA; encoded by the coding sequence ATGAATACCAATCCCCTGCTTGATTTTTCCGGACTGCCACGCTTCGACGCGATCACGCACGAGCATGTCACGCCTGCCATCGATACCCTTTTGGGCCAGGCGCGCGCCACAGTGGTGCGGCTCGAAGCACCCATGGAAGAAGTGAGCTGGGAAAACTTCGTCGCGCCCCAGGACCAGATCGCCGAAACCCTGGGCCGCGCCTGGAGCATCGTCAACCACCTCAATAGCGTGATCGATACGCCGGAACTGCGCGCCGCCTACAATGTCAACCTGCCCAAGGTGACGGAATTCTTGACCGAGCTGGGCCAGAACGAAATTCTCTTCGGCAAATACAAGCAGTTGCAGGCCCGCGCCGATTTCGCCAGCCTGTCTCCGGCGCGCCGGCGCATCGTCGACAATGCCGTGCGCGACTTCCGCCTGGGCGGCGCCGAGTTGCCCGAGGATAAGAAAGAGCGCTTTGGCGCTATCCAGGAAGAACTCGCGGCCGTCTCGACGCGTTTTTCAGAAAACGTGCTCGACGCCACCAATGACTACAAGTTGCTGGTCGAGAACGAAGCCGAGCTGGCCGGCTTGCCCGACGACGTGAAGGCCGCCGCGCGCGCCGCCGCCGAAAAGGCGGGCAAGCAAGGCTATGAATTTTCGCTGCACTTCCCGTCTTACTACCCTATCCTGCAATTTGCCGACAATCGCGCGTTGCGCGAAACCATCTACCGCGCCAATGCCACCAAGGCATCGGACCAGGGCGACGTCTTCAGCAAAAAAGAGGACTGGGACAATACGCACAATATCGTCACCTTGTTGCGGCTGCGCAACGAAGAGGCAAAACTGCTCGGCTACGCCAATTTCGCCGAAGTGTCGCTGGTCTCCAAAATGGCGACATCGCCCGCGCAAGTCATCGCTTTCCTGGAAGACCTGGCCAAGCGCGCGCGCCCGTTCGCCGAGAAGGACCTGGCAGAACTGAAACAATTCGCCCTGGAAGAACTGGGCATTGCCGAGCTGCAAGCGTGGGACGTGCCTTACGCCTCCGAAAAGCTGCAGGAACGCCGCTATGCGTTTTCGGCCCAGGAAGTAAAACAGTATTTCCCTGAACACCAGGTGATCGACGGCCTGTTCCGTCAGATTCAGAACCTGTTCGCCGTCGAGATCAAGCTTGATACGGCGCCCGTCTGGCACCCGGACGTGCGTTTTTACCGCATCGAGCGCGACGGCAAGCTGGTCGGCCAGTTCTACCTGGACCTGTATGCGCGCGCCGGCAAGAGTGGCGGCGCCTGGATGGACGACGCGCGCGGCCGCCGCGCCGACGCGCAGCACGTGCAAACGCCGATCGCCTACCTGACCTGCAATTTCACGGAACCGGCCGTGGTCGCTGGTCAAGCCCAGCCTGCCCTGTTCACCCACGATGAAGTCATCACCCTGTTCCATGAATTCGGCCACGGCCTGCACCATATGCTCACCGTCGTCGACGAGCTGGGCGTGTCGGGCATTGCCGGCGTCGAATGGGATGCCGTGGAACTGCCATCGCAATTCATGGAAAACTTCTGCTGGGAATGGGAAGTGCTCGAACACATGACGGCGCATGCGGTCACGGGCGAGCCGCTGCCGCGCGCGCTGTACGACAAGATGCTGGCGGCCAAGAATTTCCAGTCCGGCTTGCAAACCCTACGCCAGGTGGAGTTTTCCTTGCTCGACATGCATTTGCACTATGACTACGATGCCAGCACGGGCCAGAGCGTGCAGCAGCTGATCGACGGCGTGCGCGCCAAGTTCGCGCTGCTCATCCCGCCCCCGTTCAACCGCTTCCAGAATTCCTTTGGGCATATCTTCTCCGGCGGCTACGCGGCCGGCTACTACAGCTACAAGTGGGCCGAGGTGCTGTCCGCCGACGCCTATGCGGCGTTTGAAGAAGCCAAGGCGCTGGGGCCGGCCGCCACCACGGCAGCGGGCAAGCGCTACCTGCAGGAAATCCTGTCCGTCGGCGGCTCGCGCCCCGCGCTGGAGTCGTTTACGGCCTTCCGTGGCCGCGAACCCTCGATCGACGCCCTGCTGCGCCACAGCGGCATGGCTGCCTGA